A stretch of the Aegilops tauschii subsp. strangulata cultivar AL8/78 chromosome 4, Aet v6.0, whole genome shotgun sequence genome encodes the following:
- the LOC109743089 gene encoding nifU-like protein 2, chloroplastic isoform X2, whose translation MQTATAAAAAPWVPSPSPSTSSSAAPFKVGIALPCRTGVRTSSAPRLVATPARRRRRQVVQAIANPDPAVELPLTAENVELVLDEVRPYLMADGGNVVLHEIDGNVVRLKLQGACGSCPASVTTMKMGIERRLMEKIPEIVAVEPIADEETGLELNEENIEKVLDEIRPYLSGTGGGELEFVSIEEPIVKVRLTGPAAGVMTVRVALTQKLREKIPKIAAVQLLS comes from the exons ATGcagacggcgacggcggcggcggcggcgccgtggGTGCCGAGCCCTTCCCCGTCCACATCCTCCTCCGCGGCCCCCTTCAAG GTGGGGATTGCGTTGCCTTGTCGGACGGGTGTCCGGACCTCCTCTGCACCGAGGCTGGTTGCTACCCCcgctcgccggcggcggcggcaag TGGTTCAGGCTATTGCCAACCCAGATCCAGCGGTCGAGCTGCCATTGACTGCTGAAAATGTTGAGTTGGTGTTGGATGAAGTGCGACCTTACCTTATGGCCGATGGAGGTAATGTCGTGTTGCATGAGATTGACGGAAATGTGGTGCGATTGAAGCTGCAAGGAGCATGTGGATCATGCCCAGCTTCAGTGACAACAATGAAGATGGGTATTGAGCGACGTTTGATGGAGAAAATACCAGAGATCGTTGCAGTTGAACCTATTGCTGATGAGGAGACTGGTCTTGAATTGAACGAAGAGAACATAGAAAAG GTTCTTGACGAGATTAGGCCATACCTTTCTGGCACAGGGGGTGGTGAGCTTGAGTTTGTTTCAATCGAGGAGCCTATCGTGAAGGTCAGGCTCACAGGCCCAGCTGCCGGCGTGATGACTGTCCGAGTGGCCCTCACTCAGAAGCTCCGAGAAAAGATCCCGAAAATCGCAGCTGTCCAGCTACTGTCGTAA
- the LOC109743089 gene encoding nifU-like protein 2, chloroplastic isoform X1 has protein sequence MQTATAAAAAPWVPSPSPSTSSSAAPFKARVGIALPCRTGVRTSSAPRLVATPARRRRRQVVQAIANPDPAVELPLTAENVELVLDEVRPYLMADGGNVVLHEIDGNVVRLKLQGACGSCPASVTTMKMGIERRLMEKIPEIVAVEPIADEETGLELNEENIEKVLDEIRPYLSGTGGGELEFVSIEEPIVKVRLTGPAAGVMTVRVALTQKLREKIPKIAAVQLLS, from the exons ATGcagacggcgacggcggcggcggcggcgccgtggGTGCCGAGCCCTTCCCCGTCCACATCCTCCTCCGCGGCCCCCTTCAAGGCTAGG GTGGGGATTGCGTTGCCTTGTCGGACGGGTGTCCGGACCTCCTCTGCACCGAGGCTGGTTGCTACCCCcgctcgccggcggcggcggcaag TGGTTCAGGCTATTGCCAACCCAGATCCAGCGGTCGAGCTGCCATTGACTGCTGAAAATGTTGAGTTGGTGTTGGATGAAGTGCGACCTTACCTTATGGCCGATGGAGGTAATGTCGTGTTGCATGAGATTGACGGAAATGTGGTGCGATTGAAGCTGCAAGGAGCATGTGGATCATGCCCAGCTTCAGTGACAACAATGAAGATGGGTATTGAGCGACGTTTGATGGAGAAAATACCAGAGATCGTTGCAGTTGAACCTATTGCTGATGAGGAGACTGGTCTTGAATTGAACGAAGAGAACATAGAAAAG GTTCTTGACGAGATTAGGCCATACCTTTCTGGCACAGGGGGTGGTGAGCTTGAGTTTGTTTCAATCGAGGAGCCTATCGTGAAGGTCAGGCTCACAGGCCCAGCTGCCGGCGTGATGACTGTCCGAGTGGCCCTCACTCAGAAGCTCCGAGAAAAGATCCCGAAAATCGCAGCTGTCCAGCTACTGTCGTAA